From Synechococcus sp. A10-1-5-1, a single genomic window includes:
- the rpsB gene encoding 30S ribosomal protein S2, whose amino-acid sequence MAVVTLSEMMEAGAHFGHQTRRWNPKMSRYIYCARNGVHIIDLVQTAVCMNNAYKWVRSAARSGKRFLFVGTKKQASEVIAIEASRCGAAYVNQRWLGGMLTNWTTMRARIDRLKDLERMESSGAIAMRPKKEAAVLRRELDRLQKYLGGLKNMRRLPDVVVLVDQRRETNAVLEARKLDIPLVSMLDTNCDPDLCDVPIPCNDDAVRSVQLVLGRLADAINEGRHGSAEQGAYEEALA is encoded by the coding sequence ATGGCTGTCGTCACTCTCTCCGAAATGATGGAGGCGGGTGCCCACTTCGGGCACCAAACTCGCCGCTGGAACCCCAAGATGTCGCGCTACATCTATTGCGCGCGCAACGGTGTCCACATCATCGATCTTGTGCAAACCGCGGTTTGCATGAACAACGCGTACAAGTGGGTGCGTAGTGCTGCACGCAGCGGCAAGCGTTTCCTGTTTGTGGGCACCAAGAAGCAGGCCTCGGAGGTCATCGCCATCGAAGCCAGCCGTTGCGGTGCGGCTTACGTCAACCAGCGTTGGTTGGGCGGCATGCTCACCAACTGGACCACGATGCGCGCCCGTATCGATCGTCTGAAAGACCTCGAGCGGATGGAGTCCTCCGGCGCCATTGCCATGCGTCCGAAGAAAGAAGCCGCTGTTCTGCGCCGCGAGCTCGACCGTCTGCAGAAGTACCTGGGCGGTCTGAAGAACATGCGCCGTCTCCCCGACGTGGTGGTTCTGGTGGACCAGCGCCGCGAGACCAACGCTGTGCTCGAGGCCCGCAAGCTGGACATCCCCCTGGTGTCGATGCTTGATACCAATTGCGACCCCGATCTCTGCGACGTGCCCATTCCCTGCAACGACGACGCAGTGCGTTCGGTGCAGCTGGTGCTCGGACGTCTTGCAGATGCCATCAACGAAGGCCGCCACGGCTCCGCTGAGCAAGGCGCCTACGAAGAAGCCCTGGCCTGA
- the tsf gene encoding translation elongation factor Ts codes for MAEISAKLVKELRDMTGAGMMDCKKALNETNGDKDKAVEWLRQKGIASAEKKSGRAAAEGAIGSYIHTGARVGVLVEVNCETDFVARGEIFQELVRNVAMQVAACPNVDFVKVDEIPAEVAEREKQIEMGRDDLAGKKEEMKEKIVAGRIGKRLKEMSLLDQAYIKDSGMTVDELVKQVSGKVGENIQVRRFVRFNLGEGIEIEKMDFAAEVAAMQAA; via the coding sequence ATGGCTGAGATTTCCGCCAAGCTCGTCAAAGAACTGCGCGACATGACCGGCGCAGGCATGATGGATTGCAAGAAGGCACTCAACGAGACCAACGGCGACAAGGACAAAGCCGTGGAATGGCTGCGTCAGAAGGGCATTGCCTCCGCTGAGAAAAAGTCTGGTCGTGCTGCTGCTGAGGGCGCCATCGGCAGCTACATCCACACCGGTGCTCGCGTCGGCGTTCTGGTTGAAGTGAACTGCGAAACCGACTTCGTCGCCCGTGGCGAAATCTTCCAGGAGCTGGTTCGCAACGTGGCCATGCAAGTCGCCGCATGCCCCAACGTTGACTTCGTCAAGGTGGACGAGATCCCCGCTGAAGTCGCCGAGCGTGAGAAGCAGATCGAGATGGGCCGCGATGACCTCGCCGGCAAGAAAGAAGAGATGAAGGAGAAGATCGTTGCGGGCCGCATTGGCAAGCGCCTCAAAGAGATGTCTCTGCTCGATCAGGCCTACATCAAGGACAGCGGCATGACCGTGGACGAGCTGGTCAAGCAGGTCTCCGGCAAGGTTGGCGAGAACATTCAGGTTCGCCGCTTCGTTCGCTTCAACCTTGGCGAAGGCATCGAAATCGAGAAGATGGACTTCGCAGCCGAAGTGGCCGCCATGCAGGCTGCTTGA
- the recG gene encoding ATP-dependent DNA helicase RecG: MRPLQQALQLEADRGFEDLLGRKERFSSFLERALGTPPEDLDGQRFSGLSALAHDFSRYGEMSQSRRQSLVRRCRQYLFELQRAVQPVQPVAPPRLRVVSTGPSVPSAPGQAIRPETPLSEVRGVGPKSATRLAALDLWVARDLVRYYPRDYLDYANLVRIAGLEPGKTATIVATVRRSHSFTSPRNPNLSILELHLADITGRIRVSKFFAGKRFSSPAWLKAQQRNYPVGSSVAISGLVKETPYGPAFQDPLMEVLESPNATVRSEQIGRLLPVYGLTEGLTADRLRNLIRPVVAAACHWGDPLPQNVQAREGLVPLPEALNQIHGPTNQESLSAARHRLVFDEFLLLQLGLLQRRRQLTSRPAPALAVGGDALLQDFLQLLPFPLTGAQQRVLAEIRADLCRDQPMARLVQGDVGSGKTVVAIAALLTAIDSGCQGALMAPTEVLAEQHYRKLCEWLPQLHVTCALLTGSTPMRRRRELLADLANGTLKMLVGTHALLEDPVQFQRLGLVVVDEQHRFGVHQRNRLLDKGLQPHLLTMTATPIPRTLALSIHGDLEVSQIDELPPGRTPIRTSLLASADRDEAYSLIREQVALGQRAYVVLPLVEESEKLDLRSAVDVHQQLSEQVFPNLQVGLLHGRMPSAEKQAAITAFASGETQVLVSTTVVEVGVDVPEASVMVIDHADRFGLAQLHQLRGRVGRGAAASYCLLVNDSRNALARQRLEVLVRSNDGFEIAEMDLRLRGPGQVLGTRQSGLPDLALASLTDDGEVLEQARRVAQEIVAADPDLQQHPGLAKVLSDQRHRVAQAARLN; the protein is encoded by the coding sequence CTGCGTCCGTTGCAACAGGCGCTCCAGCTGGAGGCTGATCGCGGTTTTGAAGATCTGCTGGGCCGCAAGGAGCGCTTCAGCAGCTTTCTTGAGCGGGCCCTGGGGACACCACCGGAGGACCTCGATGGGCAGCGGTTCTCAGGCCTCAGTGCGCTGGCTCATGACTTCTCCCGCTATGGGGAGATGAGCCAGTCCCGTCGTCAGAGCCTGGTTCGCCGCTGCCGGCAGTACCTCTTTGAACTGCAACGGGCGGTCCAGCCGGTGCAACCGGTTGCACCACCCAGGCTGCGCGTGGTGTCCACAGGCCCCTCGGTCCCCTCGGCCCCTGGGCAGGCCATCCGGCCGGAGACCCCTTTGAGTGAGGTCCGTGGTGTGGGCCCCAAAAGTGCAACGCGGCTGGCTGCCCTCGATCTTTGGGTCGCTCGGGACCTCGTTCGCTACTACCCGCGCGATTACCTCGATTACGCCAATTTGGTTCGAATTGCTGGCCTAGAGCCAGGCAAGACGGCCACCATCGTGGCCACGGTCCGCCGGAGCCACAGCTTTACCAGTCCCCGCAATCCGAACCTCTCGATTCTTGAACTGCATTTGGCCGATATCACCGGCCGGATCCGGGTCTCGAAGTTCTTCGCAGGAAAGCGCTTTAGTTCGCCCGCTTGGCTGAAGGCCCAGCAACGGAACTATCCAGTCGGGTCCTCCGTGGCGATTAGTGGCTTGGTGAAGGAAACCCCCTACGGTCCTGCCTTTCAAGACCCCTTAATGGAGGTCCTGGAGAGCCCCAATGCCACGGTGCGCAGTGAGCAGATTGGACGTCTGCTGCCTGTCTATGGGCTGACGGAGGGGTTGACGGCCGATCGTCTACGCAATCTGATCCGTCCTGTGGTGGCTGCGGCGTGCCACTGGGGTGATCCTCTACCGCAGAACGTTCAGGCCAGGGAGGGACTGGTTCCGCTGCCGGAGGCGTTGAACCAGATCCATGGGCCCACCAACCAAGAGAGCTTGAGTGCGGCACGCCACCGCCTGGTCTTTGACGAGTTCCTGCTTTTGCAGTTGGGCTTGTTGCAGCGTCGCCGCCAGCTGACCAGTCGCCCGGCTCCAGCGCTTGCGGTCGGGGGCGATGCGCTGCTTCAGGACTTTCTGCAGCTGCTTCCATTCCCCCTGACGGGAGCCCAGCAGCGTGTTTTGGCAGAAATCCGCGCTGATCTCTGCCGGGATCAACCGATGGCCCGGCTGGTGCAGGGGGATGTCGGCAGCGGTAAGACCGTTGTTGCCATCGCCGCACTCCTCACCGCCATTGATTCCGGTTGTCAGGGGGCCTTGATGGCACCGACCGAGGTCTTGGCGGAACAGCACTACCGGAAGCTCTGCGAGTGGCTTCCGCAATTGCATGTCACCTGCGCCCTGTTAACCGGTTCGACGCCCATGCGACGGCGGCGTGAACTCTTGGCCGATTTGGCCAATGGAACCCTGAAGATGCTGGTTGGAACCCATGCTCTTCTGGAGGATCCTGTCCAGTTCCAACGCCTGGGTCTCGTCGTTGTCGATGAGCAGCATCGCTTTGGCGTCCATCAGCGCAACCGCTTGCTGGATAAGGGTCTGCAGCCCCATCTGTTGACCATGACGGCTACGCCGATCCCTCGGACCCTCGCGCTATCGATTCACGGGGACCTGGAGGTCAGCCAGATTGATGAGCTGCCCCCTGGTCGGACGCCCATTCGAACCAGCCTTCTGGCCAGTGCCGATCGTGATGAGGCCTACAGCCTGATTCGCGAGCAGGTGGCCCTTGGCCAGCGTGCCTATGTCGTCCTGCCCCTGGTTGAGGAGTCAGAGAAGCTCGATCTGCGCTCCGCTGTTGATGTCCACCAGCAGCTCAGTGAGCAGGTGTTCCCCAATCTTCAGGTCGGTCTTCTGCATGGCCGTATGCCCAGTGCTGAAAAGCAGGCCGCGATCACAGCCTTTGCGAGTGGTGAGACCCAGGTCTTGGTCAGCACGACCGTGGTGGAGGTCGGTGTCGATGTGCCGGAGGCCAGCGTGATGGTGATTGACCATGCCGATCGCTTCGGGCTGGCCCAGCTACACCAGTTGCGGGGCCGCGTTGGCCGTGGGGCTGCTGCCTCCTACTGCCTGCTGGTCAATGACAGTCGTAATGCCCTTGCCCGTCAGCGTTTAGAGGTCTTGGTGCGCTCCAACGACGGATTTGAAATTGCTGAGATGGATCTGCGCCTGCGCGGCCCTGGACAGGTTCTAGGCACCCGCCAGAGCGGCCTTCCGGATCTCGCCCTGGCCAGCCTGACCGATGATGGCGAGGTTCTGGAGCAGGCCCGGCGGGTGGCCCAGGAGATCGTCGCAGCGGACCCTGACCTCCAGCAGCATCCAGGCCTTGCCAAGGTGCTGAGTGACCAACGTCACCGTGTTGCCCAAGCAGCCCGTCTGAACTGA